The Sebastes umbrosus isolate fSebUmb1 chromosome 19, fSebUmb1.pri, whole genome shotgun sequence genome has a segment encoding these proteins:
- the tsc1b gene encoding TSC complex subunit 1b: MAREQPNVGDLLPLLETSDLQQLEEIRGLINEQLSTERGSMLLNGLVDYFLETNSAQAMHILSSVREPHDKHLLDKMNECMTKQACRLPTLTLLGHVIRKQPSWIHKIARYPLLLSLLKCLKTDTDVVVLITGVLVLITLLPMIPQAGKQHLWEYFDIFGRLASWNLKNPGHVSEVYLIHLHASVYSLFHRLYGMYPCNFVSYLRSHYSMKENMETFEEVVKPMLEHVRIHPELVTGTKDHELDPTRWKKYEIHDIVIECAKVSLDPKEASCEEGYANMPENFYPQFHLRPQDCTSSPYTDLHSSYGSSSSTPFSTPRQPLPPPLSLPPFSGTQSSSRSPQTSRRQNSTCELNSSCGGKDPLWSPSSLCGMATPPSSRGMSPNFELSHSASHLPNRFHSTSGGKGTPASSTPATSSPPPSLSDDFPIISLPANTVQSSPPRKERRQGESSKPALVRQEPVKDPEKSAEAATNRDAGAAENVSMTLTELSVFMKKQELELQLRTEKEREEAAFTEELLKITEDKQELSGLRGFDSPFYHTTETLTGCQAQEKTLTNTQTGGPVRDTHHVVSTPDKGETTVNTSSVGSERGGGGDSRSSALGLEQSWSFQSGFTPIDHHLHRSPSAPDDEVSKFGMFSPSPCSSKTPAPMPYEAFFDLALPRAASLFVGQKTSEAVHKAAMERLLQQEEGLEDGEEEGVVSASPLEVLDRLVQQGSDTHDKVLKRLPLPSKSADWTHFGGSAPLDELHTLRSQLLLLHNQLLYERYKREQHAVRNRRLLRRIINATALEEQNNAMKGQLNLQSVDIVSLRESLQVEQQRYRQLWDDRETVVTRLHSQIRQLQQGRDDYYTKNQELQSKVQECQKRMDELEAELQRANNKVCHTGHLLNQMTIKLSNSESTQQQMSFLNKQLLLLGEAHKLSMQELHHAGADNTKEAQMLKVSYGKEVETLRQSLLVQGQKLEAAQQRVAELETHLSKKEHLIAEQKKFLEDVKCQAKAELQASDSRYQAQRRITQLLQTELLQLYSRVEMEAPASTITSSPPGGRVEPHTRADSSVMVPDGQSKHHTNEEVDSRPPRDSPRGNGSTLSPRQPKPSNSSKSTANSINGSQDLAPPLLVEPSPSCPYSNSLAPVPPSDAPLTVGSYPSAKSFLGMRARELFRNKSESQCDEEQPPTRLAGLAHGLKTELCVEPPCPGYIVPVGPAPPPIPTPPLPAPALAPVAPLTVPTKEPPSEPKQRASSQESPRRKAGAGSGGGRGQAGSGRPRQQQLKIMDYNETHHEHS, from the exons ACGGATACGGACGTAGTGGTGCTGATAACTGGAGTGCTGGTGCTGATCACTCTGCTACCCATGATCCCTCAAGCTGGGAAACAACACCTGTGGGAGTATTTCGACATCTTCGGCCGCCTGGCGTCTTGGAACCTGAAGAATCCCG GGCACGTGTCAGAGGTTTACCTAATCCACCTGCACGCCAGCGTCTACTCACTCTTCCATCGTCTCTACGGCATGTACCCCTGCAACTTTGTTTCCTACCTGCGCTCCCATTACAGCATGAAGGAGAACATGGAAACTTTTGAGGAAGTAGTGAAG CCGATGCTTGAACACGTTCGTATTCACCCAGAGCTGGTGACGGGAACCAAGGACCACGAGCTGGACCCCACCAG GTGGAAAAAGTATGAAATCCACGATATCGTCATCGAATGTGCCAAAGTGTCTCTGGACCCCAAGGAGGCCTCCTGTGAGGAGGGCTACGCCAACATGCCTGAGAATTTCTACCCCCAATTCCACCTGCGACCACAAGACTGCACTTCCAGCCCCTACACAGACCTCCACAGCAGCTACG GAAGCTCTTCTTCGACCCCATTCTCGACTCCACGGCAGCCGCTACCCCCACCCCTGTCCTTGCCCCCCTTCTCAGGGACGCAGTCCTCCTCCCGCAGCCCACAGACCTCCAGACGGCAG AACTCCACCTGTGAACTCAACTCTTCCTGCGGAGGGAAGGACCCTCTGTGGAGCCCCTCCTCGTTGTGCGGCATGGCGACGCCCCCTTCCTCCAGGGGCATGTCGCCCAACTTCGAGCTCTCCCACAGTGCCTCACACCTTCCCAACCGCTTCCACAGCACATCAG GAGGAAAAGGAACGCCTGCCTCCAGCACTCCAGCCACCTCttccccacctccctccctgtCAGATGACTTCCCCATAATCTCCTTACCAGCCAAcacagtccagtccagtccacCAAGGAAG GAACGGCGACAAGGAGAAAGCAGTAAGCCAGCCCTGGTGAGACAGGAGCCAGTGAAAGATCCAGAGAAGAGTGCAGAAGCAGCCACAAACAGAG ACGCTGGAGCCGCCGAGAACGTCTCCATGACTTTGACAGAGCTGTCGGTCTTCATGAAGAAACAGGAGCTGGAGCTTCAGCTgagaacagagaaagagagggaagagg ctgccttCACAGAGGAGCTGCTGAAGATCACCGAGGATAAGCAGGAGCTGTCGGGTCTGAGGGGCTTCGACTCCCCTTTCTATCACACCACTGAGACTTTGACTGGCTGTCAGGCACAAGAAAAGACCCTCACCAACACCCAGACTGGAGGGCCCGTCAGGGACACCCACCATGTTGTATCGACGCCAGACAAAGGGGAGACCACTGTGAATACCAGCAGTGTTGGGagtgagagagggggaggaggagacagcAGGAGTTCAGCCCTCGGCCTCGAGCAGTCCTGGTCCTTCCAGTCGGGGTTCACCCCCATCGACCACCACCTGCACCGGAGCCCCTCTGCCCCGGACGACGAGGTGTCCAAGTTCGGGATGTTCTCCCCGAGCCCGTGCAGCAGCAAGACCCCGGCCCCGATGCCCTACGAGGCGTTCTTCGACCTGGCTCTGCCCAGGGCGGCCTCGCTCTTCGTGGGCCAGAAGACGTCGGAGGCAGTGCACAAGGCGGCGATGGAGCGGCTGTTGCAGCAGGAGGAGGGGCTGGAGGatggggaggaggaaggggtcGTGTCTGCTTCCCCACTGGAGGTGCTGGATCGCCTTGTTCAGCAGGGGAGCGACACCCACGACAAAGTTCTCAAGAG ATTACCGTTGCCCAGTAAGTCAGCTGACTGGACGCACTTTGGAG GCTCGGCTCCGCTGGACGAGCTTCACACGCTGCGCAgccagctgctcctgctgcacaACCAGCTGCTGTACGAGCGCTACAAGAGGGAGCAGCACGCCGTCCGCAACCGACGCCTCCTCCGACGCATCATCAACGCCACTGCGCTGGAGGAGCAGAACAACGCCATG aaGGGCCAGCTGAACCTGCAGAGCGTGGACATCGTGTCTCTGAGGGAGAGTCTGCAGGTGGAGCAGCAGCGGTACAGACAGCTGTGGGACGACCGGGAGACGGTGGTGACCAGGCTGCACAGtcagatcagacagctgcagcaggGACGAGATGACTACTACACCAAGAACCAGGAGCTCCag AGCAAGGTGCAGGAGTGTCAGAAAAGGATGGATGAACTGGAGGCGGAGCTTCAGAGGGCCAACAACAAAGTGTGCCACACCGGTCACCTCCTCAACCAGATGACCATCAAG CTGAGCAACAGCGAGAGCACCCAGCAGCAGATGAGCTTCCTGAACaagcagctgctgctcctcGGGGAGGCACATAAGCTGTCCATGCAGGAGTTGCACCACGCAGGTGCCGATAATACAAAG GAGGCCCAGATGCTGAAGGTGTCTTATGGGAAAGAGGTGGAGACGCTGAGGCAGAGCCTTCTGGTTCAGGGTCAGAAACTGGAGGCAGCGCAGCAGAGAGTCGCCGAGCTGGAGACGCACCTCTCCAAGAAGGAACACCTCATAGCCGAACAGAAGAAGTTCCTCGAGGATGTGAAATGTCAAGCGAA gGCGGAGCTGCAGGCCTCAGACAGCAGGTATCAGGCTCAGAGGAGGATCACTCAGCTGCTGCAGACTGAACTCTTGCAGCTCTACAGCAGAGTGGAGATGGAGGCTCCCGCCAGCACCATCACCAGTTCACCACCAGGGGGCAGAGTTGAACCACACACTCGTGCAGACTCCAG TGTCATGGTGCCAGATGGACAAAGTAAACATCACACCAACGAGGAGGTGGACAGTAGACCACCACGCGACTCCCCTCGGGGCAACGGCAGCACTTTATCGCCACGGCAACCAAAGCCGAGCAACTCTTCCAAGTCAACAGCCAACTCCATCAACGGCAGCCAGGATCTGGCCCCGCCCCTGCTGGTGGAGCCCTCCCCGTCCTGTCCCTACTCCAACTCTCTCGCACCCGTGCCCCCCTCCGACGCGCCGCTCACCGTGGGCTCCTACCCCAGCGCCAAGAGCTTCCTGGGCATGAGGGCACGCGAGCTGTTCCGCAACAAGAGCGAGAGCCAGTGCGACGAGGAGCAACCGCCGACGCGTCTGGCCGGCCTCGCCCACGGCCTGAAGACTGAGCTGTGTGTGGAGCCGCCCTGCCCGGGTTATATCGTCCCCGTCGGCCCAGCACCTCCCCCCATCCCGACTCCGCCCCTCCCCGCCCCAGCTCTCGCCCCCGTCGCTCCTCTCACTGTGCCCACCAAGGAGCCCCCCTCTGAGCCCAAGCAGCGGGCCTCCAGCCAGGAAAGTCCCCGCAGGAAGGCAGGGGCAGGGTCGGGTGGAGGGCGGGGTCAGGCGGGTTCAGGGCGTCcccggcagcagcagctaaaGATCATGGACTATAACGAAACACATCACGAGCACAGTTAG